The Chryseobacterium aureum genome contains a region encoding:
- the dnaA gene encoding chromosomal replication initiator protein DnaA gives MDDNLMMIWQKCLQFMRDNLNAAEDNSDLKKLEKSFDMLFDKVQPLSLVANNLTLIVPSDFYKEYIEDNYLSLLSAALKKNIGKGVKLWYSVMENRPKGEEKPVTMNIKGQSVPTPKTQETMPQGFSANIVNPFVVPGIRKVNIDSNLKPDYSFDSYVEGESNKFAATVARSIAKRPGATAFNPLFLYGGYGVGKTHLGQAVGLEVKNQFPDKVVLYLSSEKFIQQFISAAKAHKQTEFANFYQMVDVLIIDDIQFLSGKSATQDSFFHIFDHLHQNGKQIILTSDKAPADIMDIQDRIVSRFKWGLSAEIKSPDLSTRRQIIEDKLSRDGIVLPGDMLDFLAVETKTNVRELIGVINSVIAYSTVYKRDLSLELLKETINRIAANQKKVINIPYIQEVVCDYFGIKKEQLLSKTRKREIALPRQLAMYFSKEFTNSTFTKIGEEMGGKDHSTVMYACDTIKDVSKIDKEIKKYVKDLTERIKQ, from the coding sequence ATGGATGACAATTTAATGATGATATGGCAGAAATGCCTTCAGTTTATGCGTGATAATCTCAACGCAGCTGAAGACAATTCTGACCTGAAAAAACTTGAAAAATCTTTCGATATGTTATTCGATAAGGTACAGCCGCTTTCATTAGTAGCGAACAACCTTACGTTGATCGTACCGAGCGATTTTTACAAGGAATACATAGAGGACAACTACCTGTCCTTACTTTCTGCTGCCCTGAAGAAAAATATTGGAAAAGGAGTGAAATTATGGTACTCTGTAATGGAAAACAGACCAAAAGGTGAAGAAAAACCTGTTACCATGAACATCAAGGGACAAAGCGTTCCTACTCCAAAAACACAGGAAACAATGCCACAGGGATTCTCTGCTAATATCGTGAACCCTTTTGTCGTTCCTGGAATCAGAAAAGTAAATATAGATTCTAACCTGAAACCTGACTATTCTTTTGATAGTTATGTAGAAGGGGAAAGCAATAAATTTGCAGCCACTGTAGCCAGATCCATTGCAAAAAGACCTGGTGCAACAGCTTTCAACCCGTTATTCCTTTATGGAGGATACGGAGTAGGAAAAACCCACTTGGGACAGGCTGTAGGGCTTGAAGTAAAAAACCAGTTTCCAGATAAAGTAGTTCTTTATCTGTCTTCCGAAAAGTTTATCCAGCAGTTTATCTCTGCGGCCAAAGCGCATAAGCAGACTGAATTTGCCAATTTCTACCAAATGGTAGATGTACTGATTATTGATGATATTCAGTTCTTATCCGGAAAATCAGCCACACAGGATAGTTTCTTCCATATTTTTGATCATCTGCATCAGAACGGAAAACAGATTATCCTTACTTCTGATAAAGCACCCGCAGATATTATGGATATCCAGGACAGAATTGTTTCCCGCTTCAAATGGGGACTTTCTGCAGAAATAAAATCTCCTGATTTATCTACAAGAAGACAAATTATTGAAGATAAGCTAAGTAGGGATGGGATCGTTCTTCCGGGGGATATGCTTGACTTCCTCGCTGTAGAAACAAAGACCAACGTGAGAGAGCTTATTGGGGTTATCAATTCCGTGATTGCTTACTCTACTGTCTATAAAAGAGATCTAAGTCTTGAGTTATTAAAGGAAACCATCAACAGAATTGCGGCTAACCAAAAGAAGGTCATCAATATTCCTTACATTCAGGAAGTGGTTTGTGATTATTTTGGAATCAAAAAAGAGCAGCTGCTTTCAAAGACGAGAAAAAGAGAGATTGCATTACCAAGACAGCTTGCGATGTATTTTTCCAAAGAATTTACCAATTCTACATTTACTAAAATTGGAGAGGAGATGGGAGGAAAAGATCACTCTACAGTAATGTACGCCTGTGATACCATAAAAGACGTTTCTAAAATTGATAAAGAAATCAAAAAGTACGTAAAAGACCTTACAGAAAGAATCAAACAATAA
- a CDS encoding low molecular weight protein-tyrosine-phosphatase: MKILMVCLGNICRSPLAEGIMKAKLPDHYTVDSAGTISMHEGEHPDKRAITTAANHHIDISGQKSRPITRKDFETFDKIYCMDIDVFEDVVSKTKNEEERQKVSLFLEVLGDHENAEVPDPYWGDMKDFENVFQLLDKGCEVIRNQISN, encoded by the coding sequence ATGAAAATATTAATGGTTTGTCTGGGAAATATATGCAGAAGCCCGCTGGCAGAAGGAATTATGAAAGCAAAGCTGCCGGATCATTATACGGTAGACTCAGCCGGAACTATTTCAATGCATGAAGGGGAGCATCCTGACAAAAGAGCCATTACAACTGCTGCTAATCATCACATTGACATATCCGGGCAAAAATCCAGACCCATCACCAGAAAGGATTTTGAAACCTTTGATAAGATCTACTGTATGGATATAGATGTATTTGAAGATGTGGTTTCTAAAACTAAAAATGAAGAAGAACGTCAGAAAGTATCATTATTTTTAGAAGTATTGGGAGATCACGAAAATGCTGAGGTTCCGGATCCCTATTGGGGAGATATGAAAGATTTTGAAAATGTTTTCCAGCTTTTGGATAAAGGATGTGAAGTTATCAGAAACCAAATATCAAACTAA